The Mumia flava sequence ACCCGGCGCCGTTCCACCAGCGCCTGCGCGACGCCGGCCGGATCGCGTACCTGCCGCAGTACGACCTCTTCGCGATGGGGCGGTATGCCGACGTCCACGCCGCGCTGACCGACTGGCAGACCTTCCAGTCAGCGGCCGGGGTCGGGTTGTCGAACTTCCGGACCGAGAAGCCGTGGCGCCCGCCGAGCCTGCTGCTCGAGGCGGATCCGCCCCACCACGACGCGCCCCGGCACGTGCTCGAGGAGATCCTCAACCCGCGGCGTCTCCGCAGCCTGCGCGATCAGTGGTTCGCCGACGCGGAGACGCTGGTCGACGAGCTCCTCGACCGGACCGAGCTCGACGGGGCGCACGACATCGCCGACGTGTTCCCGCTGCGGGTGTTCCCCGACGCCCTCGGACTCCGCCCCGACGGTCGGGAGAACCTCCTCCCGTACGGGGACCACGCCTTCAACGCGTTCGGTCCCGCGAACGAGCTGGTCCACAAGGGTCTGGCGCGCATCGGCGACGTCTCCGCGTGGATCGGGGCGCAGTGCGAGCGCGAAGCGCTGGCGGAGGTCGGGTTCGGCGCCGACATCTGGGCGGCGGCCGACCGCGGCGACATCACGCACGCGATGGCGCCGCTGATCGTGCGTTCGCTGCTCACGGCCGGAGTCGACACGACGGTCCACGGGCTCAGCTCCGTGCTGCACGCGTTCGCCGAACAGCCCGACCAGTGGGAGCGGCTGCGGGCTCAGCCGAGTCTCGCGCGGGTCGCGTTCGACGAGGCCGTACGGCTGGAGTCGCCGGTGCAGACGTTCTTCCGTACGACGACCTGCGACGTCGACGTGGACGGCGTGGTGGTTCCGGACGGGCACAAGGTGCTGCTCGTGCTCGCCTCCGCCAACCGCGACCCGCGGCGGTGGACCGACCCCGACCGCTTCGACCTGTCCCGCGACCCGTCCGGTCACGTCGGCTTCGGGATGGGGATCCACCAGTGCGTGGGACAGCACGTCGCGCGGCTCGAGGCCGAGGCCGTCCTCACGGCGATGGCGCGCCGGATCGAGCGGATCGAGCTCGCCGGCACGGCCGTGCGGCACCACAACAACACGCTCCGCGGATGGCGCTCCGTCCCGCTCCGCATCACCCCGGCCTGACCGGCGCCGACGACGAGCTTCGCACCGTCCGCGCCCGGCCTCGGCAGTCACGGCCGCGGCGAGGTTGGGTACGCGGCAGGCCCGCAGCGTCCTGCACAGCCCCGCTCGCGGGGCCGCCGCGTGTCTGGTGCACCAGAGGGTGAGTCATTCCGTCCATCGTTGCGTGCGTACACCCGTGACCGAAGGGGGCGTTGTGACCGTCACGCGATCTTCATCGAGGAATCGCGGACGAGCACCTTCGGGGACAGGACCGCGCAGCGGTGGACGTGCTCCCCCGACTCCTCCACCTCGTCGGCAACCATTGCGGCGCCGACGCTGCCCATCTCGTGCCCAGGCTGCATGACGGTCGAGATGGGCAACGGGCTGTCCCACGCAGCCTGGTTGTTGTCGTAGCCGATGATGGCGACGTCGCGTGGGATCTGGATGTCACCACGACCCGCGAGAGACTGGACGATCCCTGCCGCCAGGAGGTCGGTGGAGGCAACGATGCCGTCCGCGTCTCCGTCGATGACCCGGCCGGCCAGGTCGGCACCGATACGCCATCCGTCAGCGCGGTTGATCCACGGGGGAACCACCTCGATCGCAGACACCCCGGACTCGGCGACAGCACGCCGGAACCCACGTGCTCGCTGCTGGATCGGTGCGAGCTTGTCCGGGCCCCCGACGAAGACCAGACGGCGGCGGCCTGTCTCGATCAGGTGGCGGGTCGCAAGGTAACCCCCCAGCTCGTCGTCGACGCTCACCGAGCAGAATCGCCCAGGATCGGCTCGGTGGTTGAGCATGACGACGGGTGTGCCCGAGGGAGCGATTCGGCTGATCGCGGCATAGTGCCCCGCGTCGTTCAGGGTGATCAGGATCCCGGACACCCGGCTCTGAGCGAAGACCGCAAGATAGCTGGCCTCGCGCTCCAGCCGGCCGTCGCTGTTGGCGAGAAGAAGTGTCCCGCCGGTCGACTCCGCCGTTTGCTCCGCTCCACGAGCGATGTCGACGAACACGGAGTTCCCGAGGTCGGAGACCACGAGCCCGAGCGCCTGGCTGGAGCCGGCGGCGAGCGAACGGGCGAGACCGTTCGGCACGTAGTCGAGCATGTCCATCGCGCGCCGCACCTTGTCCCGGGTCTTCGCCGCGACGCGGTCGGGATGGTTGAGCACGTTCGACACAGTGCCCTGCGAGACGCCAGCAAGTGCTGCGACGTCGGCGATGCCCGCACGTGCGCGACCTCCGGCTGCTGGCTCCGGCACGTCCTGCTCCCTTCTCGTCCGCGGTTCGGCCGGACACAGCATACGGCCCCGGCGGTCCTTCTTGATGCGCTTCAACTCCCGCGAGCCCGCGGTTCCCCGGGCTGCTTCCCCATCCAGGGTGCTGATGCCCACCATCACATTGTTTTTGAGCGGGAGAAATTTCGTAACCGGCGGTTGATGTGACGCAACGCACTCGTTACGGTCCTGGTCTTGAAGCGCTTCAACAGCACACACCCAGACCTGGAGGGACGCGTGATGACCGCACGCACGAACACTCGCCGTACGACCACGGTGATCTCAGCGGCAGCTGCCGCGGGAGCGCTTCTGCTCACCGGCTGCTCCGGCAGCTCGGACAGCAGCGCCGGAGCGGAGGGCTCCTCGGCGTTCTCGTACCTCTCGTTCGCCGAGAACACCTCGATCCAGGACACGCTCACCGCCCTCAGCGAGGACGCGTGCTCGACCGAGAACGAAGCGGCACCACTGGAGGTGACGACCCAGCCGCAGGCCACCTACGACCAGCAGCTCCAGCTCCAGAGCGGACAGGGAGCGCTGCCGACGCTGTTCGCGAGTGGCAACAGCCCGCTCCTGGCGCAGGAGCTTGACGACGCCGGCCAGCTCGTCGACGTGGGCAGCGAGCTCGAGTCGCTCGGGAAGACCGATGCCATCATCCCTGCTGCCCAGTCGACGATCGAAGCCATCTACGGCGACACGACCTACGTGCTGCCGACCGAGTTCAACGTCGAGGGCATCTGGTACAACAAGGCACTCTTCGAGGACAACGAGATCACGCCGCCGACCACGTGGACCGAGCTCGTCGACGCCGCCACCGAGCTTGCCGCAGCCGGCATCACACCGCTCTCTGCCGACGGCAAGGACGGCTGGCCGCTGACCCGCCTCGTCGGCAACTACCTCTACCGCACCCTCGGTCCCGATGCGCTCCAGAAGGTTGCCGACGGCGACGCAGCGCTGACCGATCCTGAGTACGTCGCCGCAGCCGAGGCGATCGCGGACCTGGGAGCGGAGGGGTTCTTCGGCAAGTCCGTCGGCTCCATCGACTACGACGGCGCACTCAATCAGTTCCTCACCGGTGACGCCGCGATGTTCTACATGGGCAGCTGGGCCCTCGCCAACTTCAACGACCCCGCTCAGAACAAGATCGGGGCCGAGAACATCGGATTCCTGCCGTTCCCGGACGTCGAGGGCGGAGCCGGCACGTCGAGCCAGCTCGCAGCCAACATCGGGGTCCCCCTCGCCATGGCGGACAGCGCGTTCGACAGCGGTGCGAAGGAGTGGCTCGGCTGCATCGCCGACAACTTCGGCACCCAGTCACTCGCCGATCAAGGAGTGATCACCGGCTTCGCCTCCGACGTCGACGCATCCGACCTGCCCCCTCTCACGGCGCTCGTGCAGGAAGAGATCGACCGCACCGACGAGACGGTCCTGTGGTTCGAGGCGCTCTTCAACCCCGAGGCCGCGACGACGAGTCAGACGAACGCGCAGCTTCTCGTCACCGGGAAGATGAGCCCGGAGGACTTCATGGCGGCAGTCCAGCGCGACCTGGGCTGACCAGACTGCCGTGGGCGCCGGCCCCCCTGCCCGGCGCCCACGGCTCGCCCCGCCGCCGCGACCCTTCCCCTTGACAGGACACCCATGAACCGCGTCCTCGGAGACCGACGAGCCATCGTTGTGCTGCTCGGCCCCGCACTTGTCCTCTACTCGCTCGTCATGCTCGTGCCCGTGGTGTGGTCCTTCGGCTACACCGCCTTCGAGGGCAACGCGATCAGCGGGTTCCACTTCGTCGGCCTCGACAACTTCCGGGAGCTCGTCTCCGACCCGAAGGCGCACGAGGCCCTGTGGTTCACCGTGCGATTCGCGCTGGTCCTGACGGTGGTGCAGGTCGGTGCGGGGTACGCACTGGCACTGTTCTACGTGTTCGTCCTTCGGCGTCGGTCGGGACTCGTCCGGACCCTCGTCTTCTTCCCCGTCGTCATTCCGACGGTTGCGGTGGCGCTGCTGTTCCAACAGCTCTTCGAGGTCGCCCCCAGGACAGGACCGGTCAACCAGCTGCTCGAGCTCGTGGGGCTGTCACCCGTCGACTGGTTCTCGGCCGGAGGCACGTCGTTCGTCGTGCTCCTGCTCATGGAGACGTGGCGGTCGATGGGGTTCTACGCGGTGCTGCTCTACGCGGGACTGATCGACATCCCCGAGGAGATGATCGAGTCCGCACGGCTCGACGGCGCCTCGTGGCTCGCCCTCGTGCGGCACATCGTCGTGCCGCTGAGTCTGCCCGTCCTGCTGGCATCGCTGGTCTTCAGCATCAACGGGACCTTGAAGGTCTTCGACTCGGTCGTCGCACTGACCAGCGGTGGACCCGGCAGCACCACCACCCCACTGACGCTCTACATGTTCCAGACGTCGTTCGCATACGGGCAGTACGGGTACGGCAGCACCATCGCGCTCCTGCTGAGCGTCCTGTGCCTGCTCGTGACGCTCGTGATCTTCCGCTCTGCTCGACGCGACGCTACGGAGGCCTGACATGTCCACCGGCACCCTGACAGGCACGACCGTGACCTCCAGCGCCGCACCCAGAGCCTCGAAGGGTCCGCGACGCCGCACCGCCCGTCGAGTCCTGGCCGCGATCGCGACCACCGTGCTGCTGGTGATCGTCGCCTACCCGCTCATCTGGCTGGTCCTCGGATCCTTCAAGAGCCAGGATGAGTTCCTCAACAACTCCGTGTTCGCCCTGCCGGAGTCGTGGTCGCTCGACAACTACGCCACCGCTTGGACCGAAGGCAACCTCGGTACGTACATCCGCAACAGCGTGGTGGCGGTCTTCCCCTCGCTCGCCCTGACGATCGTCCTCGGTGTCGCGGCTGCCTTTGCGCTCCAGGTCATGGTGTGGCGCGGACGCAACGTGGTCCTCTTCCTGTTCCTCGCGGGCATCATGGTTCCGGCCCAGATGATCCTGCTCCCCCTGTTCACGATCTACGTCAGGACCGGACTGACAGGTACGCTGTGGCCCCTGATCATCACCTACACGGCCATCGGGCTTCCGTTGACGGTGTTCATGATCGCGACGTACTTCCGCGGAGTGCCGCGGGAGATCTTCGAAGCCGCCGCCCTCGACGGTGCGGGTGCTCTGCGCACGTTCCTGACGATCGGCTTCCCGCTGATCCGCAACGCGATCTTCACGGTCGCGCTCGTCCAGTTCTTCTTCATCTGGAACGACCTGCTGATCGCGCTCACCTTCACCAGCAGGGACGACCTGCGCACCATCCAGGTCGGGCTGCTGAACTTCACGGGGCAGTTCGGACAGGTCCAGTACGGTCCGACATTCGCCGCGATCTCACTCAACGTGCTCGGCACGCTGGCGATCTATCTGGTCCTCAACCAGCGCGTGATGAAGGGTCTGACGGCTGGATCGGTGAAGGGATGACCCGCGTCGTCGATCTTCGTCCAGAGCACCTGACCGCACCGTACGTCGTCGACACGCCCCGGCCCCGCCTGAGCTGGCGCCTCGTCGACACCGTGGACGGCGAGCGGCAGACGGGCTACGAGATCCACTACGCGCCGCACGCTCGAGCGCCGCGGCGGGTCCGGCACGACGGCGACGAGACCGTCCTGCAGCGGTGGAGCGACGGTGACATCGGGCCCAGGGAGCGCGTCGACGTCCGGGTCCGGGCCTGGACCTCGGCGTCTGACGAGCCGACACCGTGGTCGGCGCCGATCACGATCGAACGAACCTTGACGGCGAACGACTGGACGTCCGACTTCGTGTCACCGTCGCTCGAAGCACAGGAGGATGAGCCGCGGCCGGCGTTCCTCCTCCGTGCGGAGTTCGACGTTCCCGCTGACGTCGTCGGAGCCCGTGCGTACGTGACGGCGCACGGGGTCGCTGACCTGGAGGTGAACGGCTGCGATGCAACCGACTCGATCCTCTCGCCCGGGTGGACCAGCTACGACCACCGGCTCGTGGTCGAGACCCTCGATCTCCGTCGCCTGCTCACCCCAGGACGCAACGCGCTGGGTGTCTGGCTGGCAGACGGCTGGTACCGAGGACGGTTGGGGTTCGGCGGCGGACTGTGGAACGTCTACGGGAACGACGTCTCCCTCCTGCTCCAGCTCGAGCTGTACCACGCGGACGGACGCCGTATCACCGTGCCGCTGGACTGGCGCTGGTCGCACGCACCGATCACCCGGACCGGCCTGTACGAAGGTGAGCACCACGACGCCCGCCGCCACCCACGCGGGTGGTCGGAACCAGGCTTCGACGACGCCGCCTGGCACGCCACCACCGTGCTCCACCGCGACGCAACGGTGGAGCTGGCGGCGCCGACAGGACCTCCGGTACGCGTGGTCGAGACGCTCCGTCCGGCCTCGTTCCATCGCTGTGAGGACGGACGGATCCGCATCGACGTCGGACAGAACATCACCGGGAAGCTGCGCGTGCGAGGCCGCGCACCCCGCGGTCTGGCGATCGAGCTCCACCACGCCGAGGTCCTCGAGGGCAGCGAGCTCGCGACCCGCCCGCTCCGTACCGCCGATGCGATCGACCGGTACACGTTCGCCGGCGAGGGCACGGAGACGTGGACGCCGCGCTTCACTCTGCACGGCTTCCGTTTCGCCGAGATCGTCGGCTGGCCGTCCGATCGCGACCTTCCCGAGGTCGAGGCCCTGGTCGTCCACTCGGACATGCGTCGCCGTGGCACCTTCGCGTCGTCCCATGCGCTGCTCGACCGCTTCCACGAGAACGTCGTCTGGAGCATGCGCGACAACTTCGTCGGACTTCCGATCGACTGCCCACAGCGGGACGAGCGGCTCGGCTGGACCGGTGACGTGCAGGTCTTCGCTCCGGCCGCCGCGTTCCTGTACGACGTGACCGGCGTGCTCCAGAGCTGGCTGCGTGACCTCGCCGACGAGCAACGGGACTTCGGATCGGTCCGCAGCTTCCACCCGTGGGTGGACTGCGGCTTCCCCGCCGATCCTGCAGCGGGGTGGGGCGACGCGGCCGTCATCGTCCCCTGGACCCTGTTCGAGCGCACCGGCGACCTGAGAATCCTCGCCGACGCCCTTCCGAGCATGACGGCCTGGGTCGACGAGGTCACCGCGCTCGCAGATCAGGGCCATTGGCGCAGCGGCTTCCAGCTCGGCGACTGGCTCGACCCGCGCGCGACCCCGGAGCGCCCGGGCGACTCCGCGACGGACCCCTACCTGGTCGCCACCGCCTACCACGCGTACACCGCGGCGTTGCTCGCGCGCGCATGTCGCCTGCTCGGCGACGAGGAGCGGACGGTCCGGTACGAGGCCGTCGCCGCACGCGCACGTGCAGCCTTCCGGCACGAGTACGTGACGCCGTCCGGTCGCATCGTCGCCGACAGCATCACCTCGCTGGCGATGGCGATCACCTTCGGCCTGCTGAGCTGCGACGAGCTGCCGACAGCGGGGCAGAGACTCCGTGCTCTGGTCGAGGAGGCGGACCACCGGGTGATGACGGGCTTCCTCGGCACACCCCTCGTCTGCGATGCACTGGTGCGCACGGGCTTCCCCGACACCGCCTACCACCTGCTGCTCCAGACCGCGTGCCCCTCCTGGCTCTATCCGGTCACGATGGGGGCGACGACCGTGTGGGAACGGTGGGACAGCATGCTCCCGGACGGATCGATCAATCCGGGCGAGATGACGTCGTTCAACCACTACGCCCTCGGGGCTGTCGCAGACT is a genomic window containing:
- a CDS encoding cytochrome P450, whose product is MTVLDSGTAPILTDDPFGTEVLNDPAPFHQRLRDAGRIAYLPQYDLFAMGRYADVHAALTDWQTFQSAAGVGLSNFRTEKPWRPPSLLLEADPPHHDAPRHVLEEILNPRRLRSLRDQWFADAETLVDELLDRTELDGAHDIADVFPLRVFPDALGLRPDGRENLLPYGDHAFNAFGPANELVHKGLARIGDVSAWIGAQCEREALAEVGFGADIWAAADRGDITHAMAPLIVRSLLTAGVDTTVHGLSSVLHAFAEQPDQWERLRAQPSLARVAFDEAVRLESPVQTFFRTTTCDVDVDGVVVPDGHKVLLVLASANRDPRRWTDPDRFDLSRDPSGHVGFGMGIHQCVGQHVARLEAEAVLTAMARRIERIELAGTAVRHHNNTLRGWRSVPLRITPA
- a CDS encoding LacI family DNA-binding transcriptional regulator, with protein sequence MGISTLDGEAARGTAGSRELKRIKKDRRGRMLCPAEPRTRREQDVPEPAAGGRARAGIADVAALAGVSQGTVSNVLNHPDRVAAKTRDKVRRAMDMLDYVPNGLARSLAAGSSQALGLVVSDLGNSVFVDIARGAEQTAESTGGTLLLANSDGRLEREASYLAVFAQSRVSGILITLNDAGHYAAISRIAPSGTPVVMLNHRADPGRFCSVSVDDELGGYLATRHLIETGRRRLVFVGGPDKLAPIQQRARGFRRAVAESGVSAIEVVPPWINRADGWRIGADLAGRVIDGDADGIVASTDLLAAGIVQSLAGRGDIQIPRDVAIIGYDNNQAAWDSPLPISTVMQPGHEMGSVGAAMVADEVEESGEHVHRCAVLSPKVLVRDSSMKIA
- a CDS encoding ABC transporter substrate-binding protein, which gives rise to MTARTNTRRTTTVISAAAAAGALLLTGCSGSSDSSAGAEGSSAFSYLSFAENTSIQDTLTALSEDACSTENEAAPLEVTTQPQATYDQQLQLQSGQGALPTLFASGNSPLLAQELDDAGQLVDVGSELESLGKTDAIIPAAQSTIEAIYGDTTYVLPTEFNVEGIWYNKALFEDNEITPPTTWTELVDAATELAAAGITPLSADGKDGWPLTRLVGNYLYRTLGPDALQKVADGDAALTDPEYVAAAEAIADLGAEGFFGKSVGSIDYDGALNQFLTGDAAMFYMGSWALANFNDPAQNKIGAENIGFLPFPDVEGGAGTSSQLAANIGVPLAMADSAFDSGAKEWLGCIADNFGTQSLADQGVITGFASDVDASDLPPLTALVQEEIDRTDETVLWFEALFNPEAATTSQTNAQLLVTGKMSPEDFMAAVQRDLG
- a CDS encoding carbohydrate ABC transporter permease; this translates as MNRVLGDRRAIVVLLGPALVLYSLVMLVPVVWSFGYTAFEGNAISGFHFVGLDNFRELVSDPKAHEALWFTVRFALVLTVVQVGAGYALALFYVFVLRRRSGLVRTLVFFPVVIPTVAVALLFQQLFEVAPRTGPVNQLLELVGLSPVDWFSAGGTSFVVLLLMETWRSMGFYAVLLYAGLIDIPEEMIESARLDGASWLALVRHIVVPLSLPVLLASLVFSINGTLKVFDSVVALTSGGPGSTTTPLTLYMFQTSFAYGQYGYGSTIALLLSVLCLLVTLVIFRSARRDATEA
- a CDS encoding carbohydrate ABC transporter permease, encoding MSTGTLTGTTVTSSAAPRASKGPRRRTARRVLAAIATTVLLVIVAYPLIWLVLGSFKSQDEFLNNSVFALPESWSLDNYATAWTEGNLGTYIRNSVVAVFPSLALTIVLGVAAAFALQVMVWRGRNVVLFLFLAGIMVPAQMILLPLFTIYVRTGLTGTLWPLIITYTAIGLPLTVFMIATYFRGVPREIFEAAALDGAGALRTFLTIGFPLIRNAIFTVALVQFFFIWNDLLIALTFTSRDDLRTIQVGLLNFTGQFGQVQYGPTFAAISLNVLGTLAIYLVLNQRVMKGLTAGSVKG
- a CDS encoding family 78 glycoside hydrolase catalytic domain, whose amino-acid sequence is MTRVVDLRPEHLTAPYVVDTPRPRLSWRLVDTVDGERQTGYEIHYAPHARAPRRVRHDGDETVLQRWSDGDIGPRERVDVRVRAWTSASDEPTPWSAPITIERTLTANDWTSDFVSPSLEAQEDEPRPAFLLRAEFDVPADVVGARAYVTAHGVADLEVNGCDATDSILSPGWTSYDHRLVVETLDLRRLLTPGRNALGVWLADGWYRGRLGFGGGLWNVYGNDVSLLLQLELYHADGRRITVPLDWRWSHAPITRTGLYEGEHHDARRHPRGWSEPGFDDAAWHATTVLHRDATVELAAPTGPPVRVVETLRPASFHRCEDGRIRIDVGQNITGKLRVRGRAPRGLAIELHHAEVLEGSELATRPLRTADAIDRYTFAGEGTETWTPRFTLHGFRFAEIVGWPSDRDLPEVEALVVHSDMRRRGTFASSHALLDRFHENVVWSMRDNFVGLPIDCPQRDERLGWTGDVQVFAPAAAFLYDVTGVLQSWLRDLADEQRDFGSVRSFHPWVDCGFPADPAAGWGDAAVIVPWTLFERTGDLRILADALPSMTAWVDEVTALADQGHWRSGFQLGDWLDPRATPERPGDSATDPYLVATAYHAYTAALLARACRLLGDEERTVRYEAVAARARAAFRHEYVTPSGRIVADSITSLAMAITFGLLSCDELPTAGQRLRALVEEADHRVMTGFLGTPLVCDALVRTGFPDTAYHLLLQTACPSWLYPVTMGATTVWERWDSMLPDGSINPGEMTSFNHYALGAVADFLHRTVAGLAPAEPGYRRIRVAPVPGGGLTHARASHQSPYGPVTVSWHRRGTLFELDVRVPPGTSAEVIMPGGSEVITLESGAHQLGRSFRAAADDPPMPRRWNIHDPLERAEMERLAPQAAKEATP